Proteins encoded in a region of the Flavobacteriales bacterium genome:
- a CDS encoding GNAT family N-acetyltransferase, with protein MIRSAKVEDAEVIAHIYNVYVRQGTSTMDAEKTADDIQSWMSQFSEREGIFVLEENDTIKGWAILKKYSDRYGYRFACETSIYVHNNYLRKGIGDLLNTFIIEKAKALAYKHMTAKIFSINQASIRFFEKYGYTIVGQQNKIGFRNEQWINIVIMEKLL; from the coding sequence ATGATTAGATCGGCAAAGGTAGAAGATGCAGAGGTTATTGCTCATATTTATAATGTATATGTAAGACAAGGAACATCAACAATGGACGCTGAAAAAACAGCTGATGACATCCAAAGCTGGATGAGCCAATTTAGCGAACGAGAAGGGATTTTTGTATTGGAGGAAAATGATACCATAAAAGGTTGGGCGATTCTTAAAAAATATTCAGATAGATACGGTTATCGTTTTGCTTGTGAGACTTCAATATATGTACACAACAATTATTTAAGAAAAGGGATTGGAGATCTGCTGAATACTTTTATTATTGAAAAAGCAAAAGCATTGGCGTACAAACATATGACAGCCAAAATCTTTTCAATTAACCAAGCTAGCATTCGGTTCTTTGAAAAATATGGTTATACCATCGTAGGGCAACAAAATAAGATTGGATTTCGTAATGAACAGTGGATTAATATTGTAATTATGGAAAAATTACTTTAA